One genomic segment of Desulfocapsa sulfexigens DSM 10523 includes these proteins:
- a CDS encoding methyl-accepting chemotaxis protein: MLRKFLPQSVKFRLLGLIGVSFCLLIGATVFLTAMERKKTFLQAEELRLEARYSGVQKAFEDEATSATAMALVVAAMPDVQEAFSSRNREELTALTLPFFNSQKERLSLAQFQFHLPPATSFLRLHKPEKFDDDLSSIRQTVVEVNRTKKPISGIEKGVAGLGIRGVVPVAMNGSHIGSVEFGIKLNDALLMPLKETLGVDISVVVPEGQGFKYLAKTHSLDIPQKSFPWLSKMMKAEDLQFKQVHKNGKDLMTVYGPLKDYSGETIGVLAIPADITKTMAAIRMNVYKMVGGGIAVLLVTMLAIYLLMNSLIVNPLKELVGKFQLAGMGDLTVDVESKRLCSVNCSEEMECGNPECSSYGKVTNCWEQSGSFSSKVECPKILKGEYKSCRECRLYKENVMDEFAELATTFNSFLHNVRRMVIDIQGSVEDTTNASAELSALSDGMQKGAVAASERTNTVAAAAEEMSANMNSVAAASEEASTNVNMVATATEEMTATISEIAKNTDEASSIATKAVAQAASASGKVDVLGDAAIEISKVTEVISDISAQTNLLALNATIEAARAGEAGKGFAVVANEIKELARQTSDATQKIKQQIEGIQSSTNETVTEIRDITDIIHQVNAIVGTIATAIDEQAATTAEIGSNVQQAALGISEVNENVAHTSTVAGEVAGDINRISAVTEEIITSSERVNGSADALSKLAGKLGEMIRRFKV; this comes from the coding sequence ATGTTGCGAAAATTTCTACCACAAAGTGTTAAATTCAGGCTGCTAGGGTTAATAGGGGTTTCATTCTGTCTCCTGATTGGTGCCACAGTCTTTCTGACGGCAATGGAACGGAAAAAGACATTTCTGCAGGCAGAGGAGTTACGACTTGAGGCCAGGTATAGCGGGGTGCAAAAGGCATTTGAGGATGAGGCAACCTCTGCAACGGCTATGGCTCTTGTGGTTGCTGCCATGCCTGATGTTCAGGAGGCATTTTCTTCCCGTAATCGGGAAGAATTGACAGCATTGACTCTTCCTTTTTTTAACAGTCAAAAGGAACGGCTCTCACTGGCGCAGTTCCAGTTTCACCTTCCACCCGCAACTTCCTTTCTGAGACTTCATAAACCAGAGAAATTTGACGATGATCTTTCTTCTATTCGTCAAACGGTGGTTGAAGTAAACAGAACCAAAAAGCCAATTTCAGGGATTGAAAAAGGTGTTGCCGGCCTTGGAATAAGGGGAGTGGTTCCTGTAGCAATGAACGGGAGCCATATAGGCTCCGTGGAGTTTGGCATAAAACTCAATGATGCTCTGCTTATGCCCCTGAAGGAGACCTTGGGGGTTGATATATCAGTGGTTGTCCCCGAGGGGCAGGGGTTTAAATATCTGGCTAAAACGCACTCTCTGGACATTCCTCAAAAGAGTTTTCCCTGGCTCAGTAAGATGATGAAGGCCGAGGACCTTCAGTTTAAGCAGGTTCATAAAAATGGCAAAGATTTGATGACCGTTTATGGCCCCCTCAAAGATTACAGTGGGGAAACCATAGGCGTGCTTGCCATTCCAGCAGATATTACTAAGACCATGGCAGCCATCAGGATGAACGTGTACAAGATGGTTGGTGGTGGCATTGCTGTTCTTCTTGTCACCATGCTTGCAATATATCTGCTGATGAACTCTCTTATTGTTAATCCGCTAAAGGAGCTGGTTGGAAAATTTCAACTGGCAGGAATGGGTGACCTTACCGTTGATGTTGAGAGTAAAAGGCTCTGTTCGGTCAATTGTTCGGAAGAAATGGAATGCGGGAATCCGGAGTGTTCAAGTTATGGGAAGGTTACTAACTGCTGGGAGCAGAGTGGCTCTTTTTCATCGAAGGTGGAGTGCCCAAAAATTTTAAAGGGAGAGTATAAGAGTTGCCGTGAATGTCGTCTGTATAAAGAAAATGTAATGGATGAGTTTGCAGAGCTTGCTACTACTTTTAATTCATTTTTGCACAATGTCCGCCGTATGGTCATTGATATTCAGGGAAGTGTTGAGGATACTACAAACGCCTCAGCCGAATTGTCAGCACTCTCGGACGGTATGCAGAAAGGCGCAGTAGCGGCATCGGAACGGACTAATACCGTTGCCGCTGCAGCTGAAGAGATGAGCGCAAATATGAACTCCGTTGCTGCTGCCAGTGAAGAGGCCTCTACCAATGTGAACATGGTCGCCACTGCCACGGAAGAGATGACAGCAACTATTTCTGAAATTGCAAAAAACACCGATGAAGCCAGTTCGATCGCTACAAAGGCTGTGGCTCAGGCAGCATCTGCCTCTGGAAAAGTTGACGTCCTTGGTGATGCAGCCATTGAGATCAGCAAGGTGACGGAGGTGATTTCTGATATTTCTGCTCAGACTAATCTTCTGGCATTGAATGCTACCATAGAAGCGGCAAGAGCTGGAGAGGCCGGTAAGGGCTTTGCAGTTGTTGCAAATGAGATTAAAGAGCTTGCTCGTCAGACCTCAGATGCTACTCAGAAAATCAAACAGCAAATTGAAGGAATACAGAGTTCTACCAATGAGACTGTAACTGAAATACGTGATATTACGGATATCATCCATCAGGTTAATGCTATTGTTGGTACAATAGCTACAGCCATTGATGAACAGGCCGCCACCACCGCTGAGATTGGCAGCAATGTGCAGCAGGCAGCTCTGGGTATTTCCGAGGTCAATGAAAATGTTGCCCATACATCAACCGTGGCAGGAGAAGTCGCAGGAGATATTAACCGGATAAGTGCTGTTACAGAAGAGATTATAACCAGTTCCGAGAGGGTCAACGGCAGTGCTGATGCCCTGTCCAAGCTTGCTGGAAAACTTGGAGAGATGATACGTCGTTTTAAAGTGTAA
- a CDS encoding NAD(P)/FAD-dependent oxidoreductase has protein sequence MKKKHLVLAGAGHAHMVTMAGIADFRSLGHEVTVVGPSDHHYYSGMGPGMLGSGYDPEEIRFAVRRTVESQGGTFIRDTVTGVAPGRRELHLESGQVVSYDVLSFNTGSHVDMPDIRGNANRIFTVKPIERLYQARTEILSLSQRQDVTVAVIGGGPAGAEVAGNVAELLEKTDYPAKVFLFAGRGLLAKFPAAVRSTSRGILTKYGVVIREEGHLLSITDNLLQFDSGSTELADFVILATGVHPSPFFRKAGLRTGEDGGLLVNKYLQCPDYPEIFGGGDCIWFEDQPLAKVGVYAVRENPVLFHNLKAFLQGDALQSFDPGGDYLLIFNLGHGQGVLRKKWFQISGKVAFWVKDWIDRKFMRTFQ, from the coding sequence ATGAAGAAAAAACATCTTGTTCTGGCTGGTGCCGGTCATGCCCATATGGTAACCATGGCTGGCATTGCAGATTTCAGAAGCCTTGGTCATGAAGTGACGGTTGTCGGTCCATCGGATCATCATTACTATTCAGGGATGGGGCCAGGAATGCTTGGTAGCGGCTATGACCCCGAGGAAATCCGTTTTGCCGTGAGGCGTACTGTTGAAAGTCAGGGCGGAACCTTTATCCGGGATACGGTAACGGGGGTTGCCCCGGGCAGGCGTGAGTTGCATCTGGAGTCAGGCCAGGTTGTTTCCTATGATGTGCTTTCCTTTAATACCGGTAGTCATGTGGACATGCCGGATATTCGAGGAAATGCAAACCGAATATTCACCGTTAAACCCATTGAACGCCTGTACCAGGCTCGGACAGAGATTTTATCTCTGTCGCAACGGCAGGATGTGACCGTTGCTGTAATTGGTGGTGGGCCGGCGGGTGCTGAGGTGGCTGGGAACGTAGCGGAGCTTCTTGAGAAGACCGATTATCCTGCAAAGGTGTTTTTGTTTGCCGGACGTGGTCTGCTTGCAAAATTTCCTGCGGCTGTGCGCAGCACCAGTCGTGGGATCCTTACTAAATATGGAGTGGTTATCAGGGAGGAGGGGCATCTGCTGTCTATTACCGATAATCTTCTGCAGTTTGATTCAGGATCGACTGAGCTCGCCGATTTTGTCATTCTGGCAACTGGGGTACATCCTTCTCCTTTTTTTCGGAAGGCGGGCCTCCGCACAGGAGAAGACGGAGGGCTACTGGTGAACAAATATTTGCAATGTCCCGATTATCCAGAAATTTTTGGTGGCGGGGATTGCATCTGGTTTGAGGATCAACCTCTTGCCAAAGTGGGTGTCTATGCGGTACGTGAAAATCCCGTACTCTTTCACAACCTGAAGGCATTCCTTCAGGGAGATGCACTACAGTCCTTTGATCCCGGTGGGGATTATCTTCTAATTTTTAACCTCGGTCATGGTCAGGGTGTTTTGCGTAAAAAGTGGTTTCAGATATCGGGGAAAGTTGCGTTCTGGGTTAAAGATTGGATAGACAGGAAATTTATGCGCACTTTTCAGTAA
- a CDS encoding rhodanese-like domain-containing protein, which produces MNWKNLFVSGANMSPDEVKNFMAEHKPGDYQLLDVRQPKEYEKEHIPGALLIPIKELRERIGELDPTKPTFVY; this is translated from the coding sequence ATGAATTGGAAAAATCTGTTTGTCTCAGGGGCGAATATGAGCCCCGATGAAGTGAAGAACTTTATGGCTGAGCACAAGCCAGGGGACTACCAACTGCTCGATGTTCGGCAACCCAAGGAGTATGAAAAGGAACATATCCCGGGAGCGCTTCTTATTCCTATAAAAGAGCTGAGAGAGCGTATAGGTGAGTTGGATCCAACGAAACCAACCTTTGTCTACTGA
- a CDS encoding ferritin family protein, whose translation MPHIYNMSGGIIAYNGGKAVGDEAFGMEFFVSGEFSDVFRMSYAMEEGLRQLYLTLKDLCEDKEVKDLLARLARFEEGHKAKLKALFPEVDEKGGENDLNTLEGGYNKQQLLDHFKSRVVAQNDVIQLGMMLETQAYDLYSRLAKKAENPESKEFFEFMVGEEKQHLVFLSNEYDKVLG comes from the coding sequence TTGCCTCATATTTACAATATGAGTGGCGGTATTATTGCCTATAATGGTGGGAAAGCTGTTGGTGATGAGGCCTTTGGCATGGAGTTTTTTGTCAGTGGGGAATTCAGCGATGTTTTTCGAATGAGTTACGCCATGGAAGAGGGGCTGCGGCAACTCTATTTGACCTTGAAGGATCTCTGCGAGGACAAAGAGGTCAAGGACCTTCTCGCCAGGTTGGCGCGGTTTGAAGAAGGGCACAAGGCAAAGTTAAAAGCCCTCTTTCCTGAGGTGGACGAAAAGGGTGGTGAGAACGACTTGAATACTCTTGAGGGGGGGTACAATAAACAGCAGCTACTCGATCATTTCAAATCACGGGTTGTTGCCCAAAATGATGTTATTCAGCTTGGTATGATGCTTGAAACCCAGGCCTATGATTTGTACAGTCGTCTGGCCAAGAAAGCTGAAAATCCTGAGTCCAAAGAGTTCTTCGAGTTTATGGTTGGTGAGGAAAAACAGCATCTTGTTTTTCTCAGTAATGAGTATGATAAAGTCCTGGGCTAA
- a CDS encoding Fur family transcriptional regulator has protein sequence MQLRMTNQREMILRELKKSKKHLTADELYERVKKFMPRISLATVYRNLEILSDAAMIRKLEISGRQKRFDSELEDHDHIYCIQCHRIENLDIGENEVTLGAVDTKGYEITGRRLEVIGLCPKCQEKQTKTNIKAKKGETTMACGCKKGELSGEQKQVLEAMANCEGPCASKDIATATGLETKQVSCRITALKKKGYVDSPVRCKYGITSEGRAALKG, from the coding sequence ATGCAATTACGAATGACAAACCAGCGCGAGATGATCCTTCGGGAACTCAAGAAAAGCAAAAAACATCTAACGGCTGATGAGCTATACGAGCGGGTGAAAAAATTTATGCCGCGTATCAGCCTGGCAACGGTATACAGGAATCTTGAGATCCTGTCCGATGCTGCAATGATCCGTAAACTTGAGATCAGTGGGCGGCAGAAACGCTTTGACAGTGAACTTGAAGATCATGACCACATTTACTGTATCCAGTGTCATCGAATAGAGAATCTGGATATTGGGGAAAATGAGGTGACCCTGGGTGCTGTTGACACAAAGGGCTATGAAATCACCGGACGTCGTTTGGAGGTGATTGGTTTGTGTCCCAAGTGTCAGGAAAAACAAACAAAAACAAATATAAAAGCTAAGAAAGGAGAGACTACAATGGCGTGCGGGTGTAAAAAAGGTGAGTTGAGTGGTGAACAGAAACAGGTCCTTGAGGCAATGGCTAATTGTGAGGGGCCCTGTGCTTCAAAAGATATTGCAACAGCAACTGGTCTTGAGACTAAACAGGTAAGTTGTCGGATCACAGCGCTCAAGAAAAAAGGATATGTGGACAGTCCGGTACGCTGTAAGTATGGGATTACCAGTGAAGGCAGGGCTGCCCTTAAGGGTTGA
- the rbr gene encoding rubrerythrin: MSSLKGSKTEKNILVAFAGESQARNRYSYYAKVAKNEGYVQISGIFSRTAEQERAHAKTLLKFLEGGEVEITASYPVTPPGTTVENLQNAASGEEHEYKAMYPEFAAIAEEEGFPHVAAAMRSIAVAEKEHARVYRRLISNIKAGAVFERDVEVTWYCAKCGFVHRGLKAPKKCPACAHSQAYFEILVDNI; the protein is encoded by the coding sequence ATGAGCAGTTTGAAAGGCAGTAAAACAGAAAAAAACATTCTTGTGGCTTTTGCCGGGGAATCGCAGGCAAGGAACAGATATTCGTATTATGCCAAGGTGGCTAAAAATGAGGGATATGTTCAGATTTCTGGGATTTTTAGTCGTACCGCAGAGCAGGAGCGGGCACATGCGAAAACCCTTTTGAAATTTCTTGAAGGCGGTGAGGTTGAAATTACAGCATCCTATCCTGTGACGCCTCCAGGTACTACAGTAGAGAATCTCCAGAATGCTGCCTCAGGAGAAGAACATGAATATAAAGCCATGTATCCCGAGTTTGCTGCGATTGCAGAAGAGGAAGGTTTTCCTCATGTGGCTGCAGCCATGCGTTCCATAGCTGTAGCTGAAAAAGAGCACGCAAGGGTTTATCGACGCCTTATTTCAAACATTAAGGCGGGTGCAGTGTTTGAGAGGGATGTGGAGGTAACCTGGTATTGCGCAAAATGCGGTTTTGTCCATAGGGGGCTGAAGGCGCCGAAAAAATGTCCTGCCTGTGCCCATTCCCAGGCTTATTTTGAGATTCTGGTAGATAATATATAA
- a CDS encoding peroxiredoxin — translation MKPLVTNEAPDFTATAVMPDNTFNEAFKLSDMRGRYVLLFFYPLDFTFVCPSEILAFNSAVEQFKEKNCEVVGVSVDSHFSHLAWKNTPINQGGIGNIQFPLVADLDKSISENYGILFGGTIALRGLYLIDKEGIIRHQVVNDLPLGRSVSEAMRMLDAIQFVEEHGDVCPANWSKGDDAMVPTAEGVAKYLTDHIA, via the coding sequence ATGAAACCTTTGGTAACCAATGAAGCCCCTGACTTTACTGCGACTGCGGTTATGCCCGACAACACCTTTAACGAAGCGTTCAAACTGTCCGATATGCGGGGTAGATATGTACTGCTGTTTTTTTATCCCCTGGATTTTACCTTTGTTTGTCCGTCCGAAATTCTCGCTTTCAACTCTGCCGTGGAGCAGTTTAAGGAGAAGAATTGTGAAGTAGTCGGGGTTTCCGTTGATTCGCATTTCAGCCATCTTGCCTGGAAGAATACGCCAATCAACCAGGGTGGTATCGGTAATATTCAGTTTCCTCTGGTTGCTGATCTGGATAAATCTATTTCTGAAAATTATGGTATTCTCTTTGGTGGCACCATTGCCCTTCGTGGTCTCTATCTGATTGACAAAGAAGGAATTATTCGTCATCAGGTTGTCAATGATCTTCCCCTTGGCAGAAGTGTTTCCGAGGCCATGCGTATGCTTGATGCAATTCAGTTCGTTGAAGAGCATGGTGATGTCTGTCCTGCTAACTGGAGTAAGGGGGATGATGCCATGGTTCCGACGGCAGAGGGTGTTGCTAAATATTTAACCGATCATATTGCGTAG
- a CDS encoding desulfoferrodoxin: MAKKLGVYKCNICGNVAEVVHAGAGDMSCCGAPMELLSENSVDAAQEKHVPVVEKVAGGFKVTVGSVDHPMTEDHYIEWIELIAGDSCYRQFLNPGDAPRATFQVAADSAVARAHCNLHGLWKA, from the coding sequence ATGGCTAAAAAATTAGGTGTATATAAGTGCAATATCTGTGGGAATGTGGCTGAAGTTGTCCACGCTGGAGCAGGGGATATGAGTTGTTGCGGTGCTCCCATGGAGCTACTCAGTGAAAACAGTGTGGATGCTGCTCAGGAAAAGCATGTTCCTGTGGTTGAGAAAGTTGCGGGTGGTTTTAAGGTAACCGTTGGAAGTGTTGATCATCCCATGACTGAGGATCATTATATTGAATGGATAGAACTTATTGCCGGTGATTCCTGCTATAGGCAGTTTCTGAATCCTGGTGATGCTCCACGGGCTACCTTTCAGGTGGCTGCTGACAGTGCGGTGGCACGAGCTCACTGCAATCTGCACGGTCTCTGGAAGGCATAA
- a CDS encoding rubredoxin has translation MSLPEEMYQCQMVNCGYIYDPDKGDRKSKIKKGTQFKDLPEGWRCPVCGATVKAFKPLAGPGSVHAENASAAPAKTETEIKGTASDMKKYRCDVCGYIYDPDVGDDAAGIPAGTSFDDLPDDYECPVCGAGKDEFSEV, from the coding sequence ATGTCGTTGCCAGAAGAGATGTATCAGTGTCAAATGGTGAACTGTGGTTACATTTACGATCCGGATAAGGGGGATCGTAAGAGTAAAATTAAAAAAGGTACGCAGTTTAAAGACCTTCCTGAAGGATGGAGATGCCCTGTTTGTGGGGCAACTGTAAAAGCGTTTAAACCACTGGCAGGACCCGGTTCAGTGCATGCCGAAAATGCATCTGCAGCTCCTGCCAAGACTGAAACTGAAATAAAAGGAACAGCGAGTGATATGAAAAAGTATAGATGCGATGTTTGTGGATATATCTACGACCCGGATGTGGGAGATGATGCTGCAGGGATTCCTGCAGGGACATCCTTTGATGACCTGCCCGATGATTATGAGTGTCCTGTCTGCGGAGCAGGGAAGGACGAATTCAGCGAAGTGTAG
- a CDS encoding FprA family A-type flavoprotein, translating into MNPVKLIENVYWVGAVDWDVRDFHGYSTNRGTTYNAFLIMDEKITLIDTVKKSCKNDMLARIKEIVDPEKIDYIVVNHVEMDHSGSLPDMVELIKPEKIICSKMGEKALVQHFHHEDWPYQIAKPGEDVSLGEKTLSFLETRMLHWPDSMFTYLVEDQILFSSDAFGEHLGTSERFDDEVDQAILLEELTKYYANILTLYSPLVKKLIAKVKEMNLPIKMIAPDHGVIWRKNPNMAIEAYDKWSQGRGDGNALVVYDTMWHSTEEMAKRVGAGLQDEGISYQLVNLRYNHRSDVMRDVLNASAIILGCPTLNNGLLPRMAGFLMYMRGLRPLNKVGAAFGSFGWSGESVKLLNEAMTDMKFDIVDDGLKVKYVPEDADYQQCVELGRKVGQAIKAKQAE; encoded by the coding sequence ATGAATCCGGTTAAACTTATCGAAAATGTTTATTGGGTCGGTGCTGTGGACTGGGACGTTCGTGATTTTCACGGATATTCTACTAACAGAGGTACCACGTATAATGCATTTTTAATTATGGATGAGAAGATTACTCTCATCGATACCGTAAAAAAATCGTGTAAAAACGACATGCTTGCCAGGATTAAGGAAATAGTTGATCCTGAAAAGATTGATTACATCGTAGTTAATCACGTGGAAATGGATCATTCCGGAAGTCTTCCAGACATGGTCGAACTCATTAAGCCTGAAAAAATCATCTGTTCAAAGATGGGTGAGAAGGCGTTGGTGCAACATTTTCATCATGAAGACTGGCCCTATCAGATTGCAAAGCCTGGCGAAGACGTGAGTCTTGGAGAAAAAACACTTTCTTTCCTCGAAACACGGATGCTGCACTGGCCCGATTCCATGTTTACCTATCTTGTAGAAGACCAGATACTTTTCTCTTCTGATGCCTTTGGTGAGCACCTTGGTACCAGTGAGCGTTTTGATGATGAAGTGGATCAGGCAATTCTTCTGGAAGAGCTTACAAAATATTATGCCAATATCCTGACCCTCTATTCACCACTGGTAAAGAAGTTGATTGCCAAGGTGAAGGAAATGAATTTACCAATCAAGATGATTGCTCCGGATCATGGTGTTATATGGCGTAAAAATCCAAACATGGCGATTGAAGCCTACGATAAGTGGAGCCAGGGAAGAGGTGATGGTAATGCCCTTGTGGTTTATGATACCATGTGGCATTCCACAGAAGAAATGGCCAAACGTGTCGGAGCAGGATTGCAGGATGAAGGTATTTCCTACCAGCTTGTTAATCTGCGTTATAATCATCGCAGTGATGTTATGCGTGATGTGCTGAATGCCAGTGCTATTATTCTTGGCTGTCCTACATTGAATAATGGTTTGCTGCCTCGAATGGCTGGATTCCTGATGTATATGCGTGGATTACGTCCTCTTAATAAAGTTGGTGCTGCTTTTGGCTCTTTTGGCTGGTCAGGTGAGTCTGTAAAGTTACTCAACGAAGCTATGACGGATATGAAATTTGATATTGTAGATGATGGACTGAAGGTGAAGTACGTCCCTGAAGATGCTGATTATCAGCAGTGTGTTGAACTTGGCCGGAAAGTGGGCCAGGCAATTAAGGCAAAACAGGCAGAATAG